Genomic DNA from uncultured Acetobacterium sp.:
AATCATGGTCCGGGAATGCTTCTTTTAAGCGGTTCTCGGTTGCCTCGATGGTTTTTTTTCGGGTCTCAGGGTAAGATGTACCAAAACTGATGACCAGTAACGCTTTCTTTTCCATTCAATGGTTCTCCTATTTATGTTATTATTTTAATCCATTCCATAAGTTCGATGAGCTTTCCTGCCTGTTTACATCAAACAATTTTTGCACTGTACGTCGGACAGGCTACCGCCTGTTCGCCTACACGTTACAAAATTGTTTATGAAAACAGACATTAAAGCAATATACTCTTGCTTTATTTAAATTAGGATCGCTTCTTTATAGATTTTTTAATGCCTGGTAGTGATCCTCGATGGTTTTTTCAATGTCCGCTTTGGTGTGGGCGGAGGAAAGGAAGATCCCTTCAAATTGAGCTGGGGGCATGAGGTTGCCGGCATCCAGCATGGCTTTAAAATATTTGGTGTAAGCCTTGGTGTCTGAGGTCATGACAGCGGCGTAGCCATCGATGGGGACGTCGGTAAAGAAGCAGCAGGTCATTCCTTTGAAACGGACCATCTGGGCTTTGACACCGGTTTTTTCGATGTTAGCCTTAAAACCAGCTTCCAGAAGCTTGGCATTTTCTTCCATTTCGGTGTAAACTTCCGGGTGATCCCGCAGGTAGGTCAGGGTGTTTAATCCCATTTTCATAGCAATGGGATTTCCAGACAGGGTTCCAGCCTGATAAACGCCACCCAGAGGTGCCACGGTTTCCATGATATCCCGACGTCCGCCATAGGCGCCAACGGGCATACCGCCGCCGATGATCTTCCCTAATGTAGTCATGTCTGGTTTAATATCCAGGACTTCTTGGGCTCCGCCATAAGCTAACCGGAATCCGGTGATGACTTCATCAAAAATCAGCACGGTTCCTTCGGCCGCGGTGATTTCTCGCAGCGCTTTCATAAAATCCAGATCCGGGGCGACCACGCCCATGTTACCGGCTACCGGTTCCACGATAACGGCGGCAATTTCGCCGGGATTTTCGGTAAAGAGAGCTTTGACGCTGGCAATGTCATTATAGGTTGCCACCAAAGTGTCCTTGGCAGTCCCCGGCGTCACTCCAGAACTGGTAGGCACTCCAAAGGTCAGAGTACCGGATCCGGATTTAACCAATAATCCGTCAGCATGGCCGTGGTAGCAACCTTCAAATTTAATAATCTTATCCCGTCCGGTATAGCCTCTGGCGACTCGCAACGCACTCATGGTGGCTTCGGTTCCGGAGCTGACCATCCGCACCATTTCCATTGACGGATAGGCTTCGGTGATCAGTTTGGCAACCTCTACCTCAATGGCTGTTGGGGCTCCAAAGCTAGTTCCTTTTTCCAGAGCTTCCTGAATCCCTTCAAAGTAAACCGGTGAGGCATGACCTAAAATCAGGGGACCCCAGGAACAGATATAGTCGGTATATTCGTTGCCGTCTACATCATAAATCTTGGCGCCTTTGCCATGGTCAATAAAGACCGGTGGCATTTCCACCGATTTGAACGCCCGCACTGGGCTATTGACGCCGCCGGGTATATATTTTTCTGCTTCGATAAATAATTTTTCTGATTTTTCTCGCTTCATAATATCTCCAATATATGATCATATTTTTCGTCTGAATTCTCGATTTTTTAAAGGATGAATTCAGCCCAAAATTACGTTAGTTTTTACACCAGCCACACGCTCACGCTTAGTGACTTACCAAATTTTAAAAAATTTGGGTAAAAACGTTATTGATAATCCTTCAGCATGGCCTGTAATTCTTTGGCAAAATAGGTGATGATGATGTCTGCTCCGGCTCGTTTGATGCTAATCAGACTTTCAAAAATAGCCCAGCGATCCATCAGATCGGCATCCACGGCATTTCTGATCATCGCGTATTCGCCGCTGACCTGGTAAGCGGCCATCGGTAAATAGGACAATTCCTTACCTTTGGCAATAATATCCAGATACGGCATGGCTGGTTTCACCATCACAATATCAGCGCCTTCATCGATGTCCAGAACCATTTCTTTTAAGGCTTCCCGGGAATTGGCCGAGTCCATCTGATAGCTGCGCCGGTCGCCGAAAGATGGTGCCGAATTGGCGGCATCCCGGAAGGGGCCATAAAAACTGGAAGCAAATTTAGCCGAGTAAGCCATAATCGGAATCGATTCATAACCGGCCCGATCCAGAGTTTCTCGCATGTGATCGATGCGGCCATCCATCATATCCGAAGGAGCCACCATATCGGCTCCGGCTTCGGCATGGCTGAGCGCTGTTTTGCTTAAGGTTTCCAATGTCTGTGCTCGTCTGATCTCGCCGTTTTCTTCAAAGAAACAGCAATGACCGTCGCTTTTATATTCGCACAGGCAGACATCAGTAATGACATACATTTCCGGATCAACTTTTTTGATCACGCGAATGCCTTCCTGGATCAGACCGTCCGTCACAAAGGCGGGCGTGGCGGCGCTGTCCTTTTCGTCGGGAACACCAAACAAAATAACATAACGGATCCCCAGTTCTTTTAGTGCCAGGGTTTCCGCCCCCAGCATGTCCAAAGACAGGTGATACTGATCTTTCATTGAGCCGATTTCTTTGCGCACTCCCTGCCCATCGACAATAAACAGCGGATAAACCACATCATTCATGGAAAGCTGGGTTTCCCGGATTAAATTTCGAACCGCCGCATTTTTTCGTAATCGTGTTGGCAACATATGGTCAACCTCCTAATTTACTTTTCTGAATCCTGCAAAATCGCGTCCAGCATTCCCTGGATGGTATATGTTTCGGCTTCGATGTCCACATCAATGCCCAGTTCCTGACATTTCTTTGAGGTTTGGGGGCCGATGGAGACACATTTTGCCGTGTTAATCGCATCAATATGGGCAGCTCCGATTTTTTCCACAAAAAACTGGACGGTGGTAGAGCTGGTAAAGGTAATATAATCAATTTCTTTGTTATTTAGCATTTCCAGTGGGTCAACCGTGGCGTGATCTTCTCGGATGGTTTCGTAGCATTGGACCTCATCCACCGGACAGATTTTAGATAATTCTTCGACCACATAGATCCGGGCATTTTTTGATCGCGGGATCAATACCCGACTATCTTTATTAAGCAACGGGGTCAGACCGCTGACCAGTTCTTCACCGACATATTTATCTGGCACAAAATCGGCCTGGAGGCCTCGGGCTAAGAGGGCATTTTTGGTACCTTCGCCAATGGCAGTAATGTGAAGATTGCCAAAGGCTCTGGCATCTTTGCCACAACGCACTAATGAATCAAAGAAGATTTCGACGCCGTTGATGCTGGTAAAAATAATATGGCTGTAGTCGTTGAGGACTTTTACTTTTTCGTCACAAGCCACTTCGTTGATGGGGACAATTTTGATGGTTGGGAATTCAATGGCATTGCCGCCCAGTTCGCTGATTTTTTCGACCATCTGGGAGCTCTGTTCCCGAGATCGGGTAACGATGATGTTTTTCCCGAACAATGGTTTTTCATCAAAGAACCGCAGTTTTTGTCGTTTATTCACGACTTCACCCACCACAATCAGGCTGGGGGCGGTGATTTTTGCTTCGGTAGCAATGTCATAGATAGTCTTCAGGTTTCCGGTCACCACCCGCTGATAAGGGGTGGACGCCCGATGCACCACTGCCACCGGCATTTCTGGGTTCATGCCATTTTTAACCAGTTCGTCGCAAATCTTTTCCAGATTTTTAACGCCCATTAAAAAGACGATGGTGCCCTTGAGTTTGCCCAATACCGGCCAGTCCAGATCGGACGAGCCGTCATAGGCGTTGGATTTTAAATGTCCGGTGATGACATGAAAGGATGACACACAATCCCGGTGGGTAATGGGAATCCCGGCATAGGCCAGTCCACCGATAACCGAGGTGATTCCGGGGATTACTTCAAACGGCACCCCGGCATCATACAGGTCTTCGCCTTCTTCGCCACCCCGGCCAAAGACATAGGGATCGCCGCCTTTTAAGCGCAGTACCAGTTTGCCTTCCTGACCTTTTTGGACTAATAAAGCATTGATCTCTTCCTGACGCATGGCATGATTGCCAGCCCGTTTGCCCACATAGATGATTTCCGCATCTGCTCGGGCATCATTTAAAAAACTTTCATTAACCAGAGCATCGTAGACCACTACATCGGCTTTGGTTAAAATATCCTTGGCTTTAACGGTTAAGAGACCGGGATCGCCGCAACCGCCGCCGGCCAGATAAACCTTTCCCGGTTTTGTATGCACCGCTGTATAACATGCTGCTGCTAATTGTTTTCCCAAATTTTCTGCCTCCTCGGGTAATCCTTCAATGGATTGGGTTACCACATGACTGCCGTCTTCCAGACCATAAAGTCCGTACAGTACAATGGTGTCTTTTTTTATTTCACAAAATGCGCCAACCGGAATATGACAGCTACCGTTAAGGGCATTTAGAAAACTTCGCTCTGCGTTCATCTGAATGATGGTATTTTGATCACTGATGGCGGCCATCAGCTCTTTGACCGTTTCATTGTCTTCCCGCACTTCCACCGCCAGGATGCCCTGGGCTGGTGCCGGGATAAAGGTGTTCTCTGGCAAGGTCACGGTTTGGTAGGCTGAATCTGCCAAGCGGCCAATCCGTTTCAGGCCGGCAGCGGCCAGAATGATGCCATCCAGTTTCTGTTCCTGCATCTTGCGAATCCGGGTATCGATATTACCGCGAATCCCCACTATTTCAACATCCGGCCGCAGCTTTTGCAGCTGACAGATCCGTCGTTTGCTGCCAGTTGCCACGACCGCACCCTTGGGCAACTCATCCAATGACGTGATTTGATGTGGTGTCAGCAGGACATCCCGGGGATCTTCCCGAACGGTTGGAACTGTCAATACCAGTCCTTCCGGCAGTTTTGATGGCATATCCTTCATACTGTGAATCGCCATATGGATCTCACCGGATAGCAGGGCGTCTTCCAGTTCCTTGGTAAACAGTCCCTTATCGCCAATTTTATCCAAAGGTTTATCCTGAACCAGATCACCTTTTGTTTTAATGATGACCATTTCGAAATTTATCTGGGGATGGGCTTTGGCCAGGACATCAATCAGCCACTGGCTTTGGGTTCGGGCCAGCGTACTGCCCCTTGTTCCAACTTTTATATTCATTTATCTTATCTCCAATTGTCAGTTATTTCCTAGTTTTGACCTAAGTTCCGCATTGGAACAGTTGGACAATTCTTTAAGTTTTTCGGTTTTTTCCTTCTGTGAACCGGCTCCAGCTAAAATTGTCTGTCGCAGCGATCGCAATAAGGCAGTTTTTTCAGTATAACTCTCATCATAGCGATTTGCCAGCTCGTCAACAATGTTTTTCGTTAAAAAAGGACTGGCTCCTTCGGTACAAACCGACAGGGTTAAATCCCCCCGGCGGATGACGCTGGGAAAAATGAAGTCCGAATCCTCCGGATCATCCACCCGGTTGCACCAAATTTTAAGAGACGCGCAGTCTGTTCTAATTTGGTGATTTAACTCGCGGTTGTCGGTTGCAGCGACTGCCAAATCGATATCGGTGAGTTGATCCTTGTGATAACCGGCATGGATCAGGGTCAGCTGACAGTTCTCGGTTTTGATGATCGTCTCGGAAAAATCGGGACTCACCGCGATAACCTGCATGCAGTTTTCCAATAAGGTGACAATCCGTCTGGCGGCAACCTTACCACCGCCAACCACCAGGACCTTTTTATTTTTCAAGTTAAATAACAGCGGCGTCATCATTTTCTTGAGCCTCCGGGATGGTTTTATCCTGAATTCCCGGAAAAAGGTAGGTCACCGTCTTTTCAATGCCAATAATTTGAGCTTCATCGTCTAACGATTTCAATTGTTTAATCGGCGGCATGACCATTTCTCGGAATTTGGAGCGGATCACCTTGGTCAGATAGATTTCTTCTTTTTCGGTCAGGTTTAACCGGCCACAGAGGTTTTCAATAGTTTCCTCGGCCAATTGCCGGGAGGTTTCATTTAAATCCCGAACCATATTATCCACCTTGGCGTGGGTTACCCAGGAAAGCAATCCATCGATTTCATCCTGAATTTCCGCGGCAATCTTTTCAGCAATCTTGACCCGATAGGTCATTTTTTCGTCCATGATGTTTTTGAAATCATCAATGGTCAGCAATTCGACCTTGTCCAGATTGCCCACCGCTTCTTCGACATCCCGGGGCAGGGCTAAATCGATCACTATCAGCGGTTTGCCTTGTGGCTTCATTTCATCGGCTTTCAAAATAACATGTGGCGATGCGGTGGCGGTAATGATCACATCCATCTCTGGAATAATGTCGTAGCGGTCTTCATAGTGGATCATCTGGACGTTTTCGTGAATGGCTTCGCATTCATGCATATTATGAAAGGTTCGGTTCGTCATATAAGGATTTTGAAAGCCTTCTGCCTTCATGTAGCGCAGTGCCAGCACACCCATTTTTCCAGAACCGATGATTAATATTTTTTTATCCCCATAGTCTTCAGGATACTCCCGTTTGATATGCTTTACAGCAGTTGAACTTAAGGATAACGGCGTTTCTGAGATTTTGTAGTCCGTTTTCACTTTTTTGGTAAAGGTGATGGCTTCGCGGAACATTTTCGTCAGATATTTTCCACAGCCCTTGATCGCCTGGGATTTTTCCAGCGCATCTTTGACCTGTCCCAAAATCTGGTCTTCACCCAAAATCATGGAGTCCAGACCGGTGACCACCTCATAAAGGTGAACCATTGCTTCCCGCTCTTTTTTCACAAAAAGATAAGGCGCCAGTTCTGCTGATTTCTCATGGAGATAAAAGTCTGTCAATATTTTTCCGGCCGCATCTTCATTGCGGGTGGACACATAGATCTCACTGCGGTTGCAAGTCGACAGAATAATCACCTCGGCAATGTCGGCTTCATTTAAAATCGTCCGGATGGCCTCATTCAGGGTGCGATGAAGAAATGCCCCTTTTTCTCGAATCTCTAAAGGTGTATCCTTATGATTGATTCCTGCTACTACCAGTTTCATCCGCTTGAACCTCCTTTTTCTGATTCCTGATCGCTTCTTCCAGAGCGGTAATGCTGCGAAACCCCTTAATTCCCAGACACTGTTCCAGGCGGGTCATCGTTGCTTGTTCCAGACTGGCTGTTTCCAGCGCTTCGGTATTCTTGAAAACCTCAGTGGTTTCGCCTTCCACCAACACCCCACCATGATGGAGTACGTAGGTATAATCACAAAATTCATAAATAAAATCCATGTCATGGCTGGATAAAATAATCTTAATGCCTTTGGATAAGGCGCCTTTGATAATGGCTTTGACACCGGCCTTACTTTTGGGGTCCAACCCTAAAGTCGGTTCATCCATCAGAATAATCTCCGGTTCCACCGCTAAAACACCCGCCATGGCCACTCGTTTCTTTTGTCCATAACTAAGGTAATGCACTGGCCGATCTGCCAACAGGGTAATGCCAGTAGCTTCCATCGCCGCTTTCACCCGCTGATCGATAACATCAACTTCCATGCCCATATTTCGCAGTGCAAAGGCCACATCATCATATATTCCGGAATAAAAGACTTGTTTATCGGACTCCTGAATCACCAACCCAATTGATTTTCTAAATTCATAGAGATATTTTTTCTTATAAGATAAGGGTTCTTCTTTAAAGAATACCTTTCCCTCGGTTGGTTTGATCAGCCCGATCAAGGCTGACATCAGGGTGGATTTACCGGCACCGTTTTCACCGATGAGGGCGATGCAATTTCCCTTGGTTCCGTCAATGGACACGTTGTTCAAGGCTTTGGTGCCATCTGGATATTGATAGGTTAAATTTTCTGTTTTAATCATGTTTATGACCTTTCCTATAGCTCACATGAAAGTCTCCCTGGTATTGTTTTAATTCCAGGGTTTGTGTCATCTCCTCGTAGCTCTGGATGGCCATGAGAAATAAATTGCTTAACATCATTGCGACGGATTGAATGGCGACTTTAAAACTGCGATAACCAAAACGCAGTTCCTGGGCGGTTGCCATGAGTTTTATTTTTTCCCAGTAATCAAAGATGAAGCGATAGGTTAAAATAAATATTTCTAAAAAAGTATTGCTGATATGGGCTTTTTTCATGACTCCCGCAATTTGCATCACCGGGGTTGTGTAAATTAAAAAAAGCATACAGGAGACACCCGACATCGCCCTGCAAAAGACCAGACTGGCTAAAATAAGATTGGTGGTTGTGATTCCAATCGTAAATTGAAAAAAGTTAAATGCAAAGATGAAGTCCCCCTCTCCCTGAGAGATGGTAAACAATAACGCAATCGCTCCGGGAATGATAAACAGGGAGTCAAAAATCAGAGTATGCAGATAAATACGTACCGGAATTTTTGCCCACAACAGGGTACATCCCACCATGACACCAAAAACCCCTGCCATATACAGGGGTTGATTGATAAAAAAAACCGACAGGAGCATGACTAATGAAACCACTACTTTAACAGTAGGATTGGCATTGCTGAGTTTATTGGTATGGGCAAAACGATCAATCATGTTCGTCTCCTTCTAAGATGCTGTTAGTATTTTTTTAAGCCGACTTGTCAGCTTTTTCATTTTTTTTTGACTTTTTATAGAGGTAGAAAAAGCAGATTCCCAGTCCGCCAACGCCTAATATTTGTTGAAGATGGAATAAGTTTCCTTCCATATCGCCGGGATCAAAGATATTTTGAAACCAGGGGACATAGTTTTCGTCAATTGAGGTAATAGCCGTTTTGGCACCATCATCCGCACCGGAAAACTCGGCGTTCGGCAAAGCAATCTGCGGAACCACAATCAGTGCGCCAATGATTAAAATCAGAATAACTTTAGTTATCGGTGAGAGTTTCATTTGAAATAATCCCCTTTTCTTTATATTGGTAGATGGCATTGACAACCAGAACGGTTAAAATGCCCTCAATGATTGCCAGCGGTATCTGGGTAATGGCAAAGATACTCAAGAATTTGATAACGGATGCGGTTACCCCACCGACGGGATCCGGAAAGGCCAGTCCCAGTTGAACGGATGTGGTCACATAGGTCATCAGATCGCCGATAAATGCTGCTAAAAAGACGGTTAATGCCTTGGGCACATTGAGTTTTGACAGCCCTTTATAAATTCCGTAAGCTGTAAAAGATCCCACAATCGCCATCGAAAAGGCGTTGGCTCCCAAAGTTGTCAGCCCGCCATGGGCCAGCAAAAGTGCCTGAAACAACAAGGCGATGGTACCAACCACCACGGTTGCAAAGGGGCCCAGAACAATGGCACCTAAACCAATTCCGGTCATATGAGATGAACTGCCAGTTACCGACGGCAGCTTAAACGCTGATAAGGCAAAGGTAAACGCTGTTGCAATGGCTAAAAGAACTTTTTGCTCAGGTTTATCTTTAAATATTTTGCCCACCTGATACAACCCGAAGGCGATAAACGGCAGTGATAAAACCCACCAAAAGACAGCCCAGCCAATGGGCAGAAAACCTTCCATAATATGCATGGCGTTCACCGGCTGCGATGCCAAAACGACCATAAAAAATACAATCCCCACAATGGTCATGCTTCTTTTTGCCTTTTTCATTTTTACCTCCAATTATTTTATGCCAACCAGTAAAAAGAGCGCTACTCAATTCATTCACTGCCCGAAAAAAAAACCTTTCACCCACATTACAATGGGAAAAAAGGTTTTATCATTACACGTATCCATTGATTCCTATCACGTCAAAGAACCAACTTTTGTTAATGTTACTAACTTCCCTTTTCCCTGGAAGGACACTTTAGCACATCATTTTAGTAGGTTTCCTGACTTATAGCTTTTATTCTCCTCGCCTTCCCAGACAAAACGTGCCCAGTGACATAATAAGGAGACATAACTAATTACAGTGACCGGATCGTTCTGGATTCTAACCAGATTCCCTCAATGAAAATTATTCATCCTAAATGATTTTTTACATTTCTATTTAATTGTGTTTATATTATAACATGGATATGATAAAAGTACAGGTTTTTTTGTATGCTTTAAGGCTAAAAAACAGCTTCTCTAAATTGCTATTCCATTTTTTATTTTTTAAGTTGTACTTCAACTCTCGCAATAAAACCGGGAAAATGCTACAATAGAACAAAATGATTTTAATCCTTTACATCGAGAGGTAGTGTGATGAATGACATTAAATTTAAGCGAACCATCCCTGCGATGTTCGATTTATTAAACGCCGAGGATGATCCTGCTCAAATACTCTATTATCAAACGATTATCAGCTGTATGTTGGCTTCACCCCTTTTATTTCTTGGCGCCCTTGCGAATGTCATCGTCGTTTACTTTTTTTGGGGTAGTAATTTAACCGAAGTGCTGTTAAACAGCGGGATTTTTTTATTACTGGGGATCAGCTTTGAATTTATTTCCCGGAAAAAATTAGCGGTCAATTTATTTGATCATCTGGTTTCCCTTACACAATCCATCTGTCTGGCTTTTATCGTCGTTCGATATTATAACATCATTGGTCCGGCAGTATGGTCGGTTTCGTTTGTCATGATTATTCTTTCTCTGATGCGCCTAAAAATAACCATGTTGTATTATATTGCCGTAACCACCTTTGTCTGCGGTTTATATGTGACCTTTCTACTGCCCACAGATGGCTTTCTGTTTAGCCCGGTTTATTTTTTAATGCAAAACATTTTATTCTTTTTTGTTTTCAGTCTGGCCACCGCCTCTTTTTACCTGAATTTAAATCGCTATGACAAAGCCATGGAACGCCTGAATGCAGTGATTTCTCAAAAAGAAAAAATTGCACTGCTATATAAAAAACTGAATCTGACCAAAAAAACGCTGGCAAGTCAGAATCAGGAACTGCAGGCATTTAATGAAGAAATACGAAAAAATGAAGAACGCCTTCATTTTCTGGCATATTATGACAGTTTAACCGAGCTGCCCAATCGAAAAATGATTATGGAACGCTTACAGCTACTGGTCAAGCTATCTGAAAGTGAAAAGTCAAACTTTTTTATTGTCTTCATAGACCTGGATAATTTCAAAAAAATCAATGATACCATGGGGCATCTTTATGGCGATGACTATTTAAAATACACTGCCATGCGCTTGCAGGAACTTATCCATGAAGATGATTTACTGGGCCGCCTTGGCGGCGATGAATTTGCCCTGATTATTCAAAGAAATATCAAAGAAAATGCTGCTTATAGCTATGTTGAAGGGTTACGAACCCAACTTTGTGATAAAATCAAAACCACTTGTTCCGAATTCCGGGTCAGTGCCAGTTTTGGTATTTCGGTCTT
This window encodes:
- the hemL gene encoding glutamate-1-semialdehyde 2,1-aminomutase; protein product: MKREKSEKLFIEAEKYIPGGVNSPVRAFKSVEMPPVFIDHGKGAKIYDVDGNEYTDYICSWGPLILGHASPVYFEGIQEALEKGTSFGAPTAIEVEVAKLITEAYPSMEMVRMVSSGTEATMSALRVARGYTGRDKIIKFEGCYHGHADGLLVKSGSGTLTFGVPTSSGVTPGTAKDTLVATYNDIASVKALFTENPGEIAAVIVEPVAGNMGVVAPDLDFMKALREITAAEGTVLIFDEVITGFRLAYGGAQEVLDIKPDMTTLGKIIGGGMPVGAYGGRRDIMETVAPLGGVYQAGTLSGNPIAMKMGLNTLTYLRDHPEVYTEMEENAKLLEAGFKANIEKTGVKAQMVRFKGMTCCFFTDVPIDGYAAVMTSDTKAYTKYFKAMLDAGNLMPPAQFEGIFLSSAHTKADIEKTIEDHYQALKNL
- the hemB gene encoding porphobilinogen synthase, which gives rise to MLPTRLRKNAAVRNLIRETQLSMNDVVYPLFIVDGQGVRKEIGSMKDQYHLSLDMLGAETLALKELGIRYVILFGVPDEKDSAATPAFVTDGLIQEGIRVIKKVDPEMYVITDVCLCEYKSDGHCCFFEENGEIRRAQTLETLSKTALSHAEAGADMVAPSDMMDGRIDHMRETLDRAGYESIPIMAYSAKFASSFYGPFRDAANSAPSFGDRRSYQMDSANSREALKEMVLDIDEGADIVMVKPAMPYLDIIAKGKELSYLPMAAYQVSGEYAMIRNAVDADLMDRWAIFESLISIKRAGADIIITYFAKELQAMLKDYQ
- the hemC gene encoding hydroxymethylbilane synthase, with protein sequence MNIKVGTRGSTLARTQSQWLIDVLAKAHPQINFEMVIIKTKGDLVQDKPLDKIGDKGLFTKELEDALLSGEIHMAIHSMKDMPSKLPEGLVLTVPTVREDPRDVLLTPHQITSLDELPKGAVVATGSKRRICQLQKLRPDVEIVGIRGNIDTRIRKMQEQKLDGIILAAAGLKRIGRLADSAYQTVTLPENTFIPAPAQGILAVEVREDNETVKELMAAISDQNTIIQMNAERSFLNALNGSCHIPVGAFCEIKKDTIVLYGLYGLEDGSHVVTQSIEGLPEEAENLGKQLAAACYTAVHTKPGKVYLAGGGCGDPGLLTVKAKDILTKADVVVYDALVNESFLNDARADAEIIYVGKRAGNHAMRQEEINALLVQKGQEGKLVLRLKGGDPYVFGRGGEEGEDLYDAGVPFEVIPGITSVIGGLAYAGIPITHRDCVSSFHVITGHLKSNAYDGSSDLDWPVLGKLKGTIVFLMGVKNLEKICDELVKNGMNPEMPVAVVHRASTPYQRVVTGNLKTIYDIATEAKITAPSLIVVGEVVNKRQKLRFFDEKPLFGKNIIVTRSREQSSQMVEKISELGGNAIEFPTIKIVPINEVACDEKVKVLNDYSHIIFTSINGVEIFFDSLVRCGKDARAFGNLHITAIGEGTKNALLARGLQADFVPDKYVGEELVSGLTPLLNKDSRVLIPRSKNARIYVVEELSKICPVDEVQCYETIREDHATVDPLEMLNNKEIDYITFTSSTTVQFFVEKIGAAHIDAINTAKCVSIGPQTSKKCQELGIDVDIEAETYTIQGMLDAILQDSEK
- a CDS encoding bifunctional precorrin-2 dehydrogenase/sirohydrochlorin ferrochelatase codes for the protein MMTPLLFNLKNKKVLVVGGGKVAARRIVTLLENCMQVIAVSPDFSETIIKTENCQLTLIHAGYHKDQLTDIDLAVAATDNRELNHQIRTDCASLKIWCNRVDDPEDSDFIFPSVIRRGDLTLSVCTEGASPFLTKNIVDELANRYDESYTEKTALLRSLRQTILAGAGSQKEKTEKLKELSNCSNAELRSKLGNN
- the hemA gene encoding glutamyl-tRNA reductase gives rise to the protein MKLVVAGINHKDTPLEIREKGAFLHRTLNEAIRTILNEADIAEVIILSTCNRSEIYVSTRNEDAAGKILTDFYLHEKSAELAPYLFVKKEREAMVHLYEVVTGLDSMILGEDQILGQVKDALEKSQAIKGCGKYLTKMFREAITFTKKVKTDYKISETPLSLSSTAVKHIKREYPEDYGDKKILIIGSGKMGVLALRYMKAEGFQNPYMTNRTFHNMHECEAIHENVQMIHYEDRYDIIPEMDVIITATASPHVILKADEMKPQGKPLIVIDLALPRDVEEAVGNLDKVELLTIDDFKNIMDEKMTYRVKIAEKIAAEIQDEIDGLLSWVTHAKVDNMVRDLNETSRQLAEETIENLCGRLNLTEKEEIYLTKVIRSKFREMVMPPIKQLKSLDDEAQIIGIEKTVTYLFPGIQDKTIPEAQENDDAAVI
- a CDS encoding energy-coupling factor ABC transporter ATP-binding protein is translated as MIKTENLTYQYPDGTKALNNVSIDGTKGNCIALIGENGAGKSTLMSALIGLIKPTEGKVFFKEEPLSYKKKYLYEFRKSIGLVIQESDKQVFYSGIYDDVAFALRNMGMEVDVIDQRVKAAMEATGITLLADRPVHYLSYGQKKRVAMAGVLAVEPEIILMDEPTLGLDPKSKAGVKAIIKGALSKGIKIILSSHDMDFIYEFCDYTYVLHHGGVLVEGETTEVFKNTEALETASLEQATMTRLEQCLGIKGFRSITALEEAIRNQKKEVQADETGSSRNQS
- the cbiQ gene encoding cobalt ECF transporter T component CbiQ, which encodes MIDRFAHTNKLSNANPTVKVVVSLVMLLSVFFINQPLYMAGVFGVMVGCTLLWAKIPVRIYLHTLIFDSLFIIPGAIALLFTISQGEGDFIFAFNFFQFTIGITTTNLILASLVFCRAMSGVSCMLFLIYTTPVMQIAGVMKKAHISNTFLEIFILTYRFIFDYWEKIKLMATAQELRFGYRSFKVAIQSVAMMLSNLFLMAIQSYEEMTQTLELKQYQGDFHVSYRKGHKHD
- a CDS encoding energy-coupling factor ABC transporter substrate-binding protein; its protein translation is MKLSPITKVILILIIGALIVVPQIALPNAEFSGADDGAKTAITSIDENYVPWFQNIFDPGDMEGNLFHLQQILGVGGLGICFFYLYKKSKKNEKADKSA
- a CDS encoding energy-coupling factor ABC transporter permease, with the translated sequence MKKAKRSMTIVGIVFFMVVLASQPVNAMHIMEGFLPIGWAVFWWVLSLPFIAFGLYQVGKIFKDKPEQKVLLAIATAFTFALSAFKLPSVTGSSSHMTGIGLGAIVLGPFATVVVGTIALLFQALLLAHGGLTTLGANAFSMAIVGSFTAYGIYKGLSKLNVPKALTVFLAAFIGDLMTYVTTSVQLGLAFPDPVGGVTASVIKFLSIFAITQIPLAIIEGILTVLVVNAIYQYKEKGIISNETLTDN
- a CDS encoding EAL domain-containing protein; its protein translation is MNDIKFKRTIPAMFDLLNAEDDPAQILYYQTIISCMLASPLLFLGALANVIVVYFFWGSNLTEVLLNSGIFLLLGISFEFISRKKLAVNLFDHLVSLTQSICLAFIVVRYYNIIGPAVWSVSFVMIILSLMRLKITMLYYIAVTTFVCGLYVTFLLPTDGFLFSPVYFLMQNILFFFVFSLATASFYLNLNRYDKAMERLNAVISQKEKIALLYKKLNLTKKTLASQNQELQAFNEEIRKNEERLHFLAYYDSLTELPNRKMIMERLQLLVKLSESEKSNFFIVFIDLDNFKKINDTMGHLYGDDYLKYTAMRLQELIHEDDLLGRLGGDEFALIIQRNIKENAAYSYVEGLRTQLCDKIKTTCSEFRVSASFGISVFPQDGKDPTELLKSADTSMYKAKELGRNNIQFFRPDMKEAILNKIQMESLLLNAYENEEFFIEYQPQFNAEDHSIRGFEALIRWDSPHYGRVAPLSFIPLAEEMGLIIGIGEWVLLTACHKFKELDDRFNQDLCISVNVSAVQMRDKNFVEIVKAVLLKTNIDPKQLELEITESLFIDDMEETIKMLNEIKALNVRISLDDFGTGFSSLSYLRRLPIDTLKIDKSFIDDLSDQDASIRIVGDIISLGHNLDASIVAEGIENSTQLEYLKNNHCDCIQGFMFGKPMCVKDVETLLTQNDNLKK